One segment of Niabella beijingensis DNA contains the following:
- a CDS encoding RsmE family RNA methyltransferase — protein sequence MQLPFFYISAYAPGQQALVLDENNSRHVVQVLRMQTGEQLHLTDGCGHLLTASIVQPHKKHCEVAVEHVVFTERQRPEITIAISLLKNAGRFEWFLEKATEIGVAAVLPLICERTEKERAKSERLQNILISALLQSRQVWLPQLPDPVKFADLLKETATYSTAQRLIAHCIDDEKYSLREQPVEERGIILIGPEGDFTTDEIGAALRQGYKPVTLGATRLRTETAGVVAAALLCVR from the coding sequence TTGCAGCTTCCTTTTTTTTATATCAGTGCGTATGCGCCCGGCCAGCAGGCATTGGTGCTGGATGAAAATAATTCCCGGCATGTGGTGCAGGTGCTGCGTATGCAGACCGGAGAACAGCTGCATCTGACAGACGGATGCGGGCATTTGCTTACTGCATCTATTGTGCAACCGCATAAAAAACACTGCGAAGTAGCCGTGGAACATGTGGTCTTTACGGAACGGCAGCGACCAGAGATCACGATAGCTATTTCTTTGCTGAAGAATGCAGGCCGCTTCGAGTGGTTCCTGGAAAAGGCAACAGAAATAGGAGTGGCGGCGGTGCTCCCGCTGATCTGCGAACGTACGGAAAAAGAAAGGGCCAAATCGGAACGGTTGCAAAATATACTGATCAGTGCCTTATTGCAAAGCCGGCAGGTATGGCTGCCGCAGTTGCCCGATCCGGTTAAATTTGCCGACCTGCTGAAGGAGACTGCCACCTACAGCACCGCTCAGCGGCTGATCGCACATTGCATCGATGATGAAAAATATTCCCTCAGGGAACAACCGGTTGAAGAGAGGGGCATTATCCTGATCGGACCGGAAGGCGATTTTACCACCGATGAAATTGGCGCCGCTCTGCGGCAGGGCTATAAACCCGTAACACTTGGTGCCACCCGGCTGCGAACCGAAACCGCAGGAGTGGTTGCGGCCGCGCTGCTTTGTGTGCGGTGA
- a CDS encoding M20/M25/M40 family metallo-hydrolase produces the protein MRLRSKMALAVLFLGNQFVAAQPAPASEEHLLPVVEKIINEATGNSQLEKLASELLDGIGPRLVGTPEMEKASDWAIASFEKWGISGSRQQFGEWRGWQRGSSQVELTAPRIKSLEATQLAWSPATKTPVQGEVIVLPYVTSPQEFTSWLAGIKGKIVLMAQYQRSGRPDYQIKEFATPELYEKMMKERADDTEAFRKRIANTGYNNSTLPEALEKAGAAAIAISNWTGIMGANRIFGARTKKIPTIDISVEDYGMLYRMAVNGQKPRIRINVQSKELGMVKTFNTIGRIEGKEKPNEYVILSAHFDSWDGAQGATDNGTGTITMMETLRILKKLYPNNKRTILVCLWGSEEQGLNGSRAFVKDNPEIVKNIQAVFNQDNGTGRIASISGQGFVNAYDYLGRWLTAAPKKITSGIETSFPGMPGGGGSDHASFVAAGVPSFMLGSLSWGYGGYTWHTNRDTYDKIVFDEVRNNVILTAILAYMASEDPELASREKRVLPAINGQPAKWPEVKEPERKGGADQ, from the coding sequence ATGCGTTTGCGTTCAAAAATGGCCCTGGCCGTGCTTTTTCTTGGTAATCAGTTTGTCGCAGCACAACCGGCACCGGCTTCTGAAGAGCACCTACTGCCTGTTGTGGAAAAAATCATTAATGAGGCCACCGGTAATTCCCAGCTGGAGAAGCTGGCAAGCGAACTTCTGGATGGGATCGGGCCGCGGCTGGTTGGCACCCCGGAAATGGAGAAAGCCAGCGACTGGGCTATTGCCTCCTTTGAAAAATGGGGCATAAGCGGCAGCAGGCAGCAGTTTGGTGAATGGCGGGGATGGCAGCGCGGCAGCTCACAGGTAGAGCTGACCGCCCCCCGTATCAAAAGCCTGGAAGCCACACAACTTGCCTGGAGCCCGGCTACCAAAACTCCGGTGCAGGGTGAAGTAATCGTGCTGCCGTATGTAACTAGCCCGCAGGAATTTACCAGCTGGCTCGCCGGCATTAAAGGCAAGATCGTATTGATGGCACAATATCAGAGGTCCGGCCGGCCGGATTATCAGATCAAGGAATTTGCCACACCCGAGCTTTACGAAAAGATGATGAAAGAACGCGCAGACGATACGGAAGCCTTCCGCAAACGGATCGCCAATACCGGCTACAACAACAGCACCCTTCCTGAAGCGCTGGAGAAAGCGGGTGCTGCGGCCATTGCCATTTCAAACTGGACCGGCATCATGGGCGCCAACCGGATCTTCGGCGCGCGTACTAAAAAAATCCCGACCATTGATATTTCTGTAGAAGACTATGGTATGCTATACCGTATGGCCGTGAACGGGCAAAAGCCCCGTATCCGGATCAATGTACAATCAAAAGAACTTGGAATGGTCAAGACCTTTAATACGATCGGGCGGATCGAAGGAAAAGAAAAACCCAATGAATACGTTATTCTTTCCGCACATTTCGATTCATGGGACGGCGCCCAGGGCGCTACCGATAATGGCACCGGCACCATTACCATGATGGAGACCCTGCGCATCCTTAAAAAGCTTTATCCCAACAACAAGCGTACGATACTGGTTTGTTTATGGGGCAGCGAAGAACAGGGACTCAATGGATCCCGGGCTTTTGTAAAGGACAACCCGGAAATCGTAAAAAACATCCAGGCGGTGTTTAACCAGGATAACGGAACCGGGCGTATTGCCAGTATCAGCGGACAGGGCTTTGTAAATGCCTACGATTACCTGGGCAGATGGCTGACAGCGGCGCCCAAAAAAATAACCTCCGGTATTGAAACCAGTTTTCCCGGCATGCCGGGCGGCGGCGGATCGGATCATGCTTCTTTTGTGGCAGCAGGCGTACCCAGCTTTATGCTCGGCTCGCTTAGCTGGGGTTATGGCGGATACACCTGGCATACCAACCGCGATACTTACGATAAAATCGTGTTTGACGAAGTCCGGAATAATGTTATCCTCACAGCGATACTGGCTTATATGGCATCAGAAGACCCTGAGCTCGCCAGCCGTGAAAAACGCGTGCTGCCGGCGATAAACGGGCAACCAGCCAAATGGCCCGAAGTGAAGGAGCCCGAGCGCAAAGGCGGAGCAGATCAATAA
- a CDS encoding FkbM family methyltransferase: protein MKRKHVPQVVTTVAKKLAYRFYHFSEKVFQPPFDRYDFETFDVINRVVKRDSNCIDIGAHKGEILNALIKKAPAGRHIAFEPIPYLFQRLKKKYKDRVQLFNTALSSEVGEATFTVFKDRPAVSGLKERNFDNAAYNKEQIIVKVERLEDLVPAGQPVHLIKIDVEGAELEVLKGAKRILEQYHPVVLFEFGKGGSDLYGATPELMYDFFDALGYTLTLQQYFLKNQPGFSRAEFIGQFEKGYNYFFLAHKADKPVLTS from the coding sequence ATGAAACGCAAGCATGTTCCACAGGTTGTAACAACAGTTGCCAAAAAACTGGCATACCGGTTCTATCATTTTAGCGAGAAGGTTTTTCAGCCGCCGTTCGACCGGTATGATTTTGAAACCTTTGATGTAATCAACCGTGTGGTAAAAAGAGACAGTAACTGTATCGACATCGGCGCACATAAAGGAGAGATCCTGAACGCACTTATAAAAAAAGCTCCTGCCGGCCGGCATATTGCATTTGAACCCATACCTTACCTGTTTCAGCGGTTGAAGAAAAAATATAAGGACCGGGTACAGCTTTTTAATACAGCGCTTTCCAGTGAAGTCGGGGAAGCGACCTTTACCGTTTTTAAGGACCGGCCCGCCGTCAGCGGTCTGAAAGAACGCAATTTTGATAATGCCGCTTACAACAAGGAACAGATCATTGTAAAGGTAGAGCGACTGGAAGACCTTGTTCCTGCCGGGCAGCCGGTACACCTGATCAAGATCGACGTGGAAGGGGCAGAGCTGGAAGTGCTTAAAGGGGCGAAACGTATATTAGAACAGTACCATCCCGTTGTACTGTTTGAGTTTGGAAAGGGCGGCAGCGATCTGTACGGCGCCACGCCGGAACTGATGTATGATTTTTTTGATGCGCTGGGATATACACTTACCCTGCAGCAATATTTTCTGAAGAACCAGCCGGGGTTCAGCCGCGCGGAATTTATCGGGCAATTTGAAAAAGGCTATAATTATTTTTTCCTGGCGCATAAGGCAGACAAACCGGTTTTAACCTCGTAA
- the dnaB gene encoding replicative DNA helicase, with translation MDLKNVNKDRKQKRRTAVDLGTMVYGKVPPQARELEEAILGAIMLEKNAFDAVIEVLKPECFYVDANQRIFRSMQSLANKSQPIDILTVVEELKTREELEIIGGAYYVTKLTNTVVSAANIESHARIVLQKFIQRELIRISGEIINDAFEDSTDVFELLDDAESKLFEITNSHLRSTIQPIDSVLVQTIQRIEDLRHRNEDITGVPSGFKMLDKVTYGWQNTDLIILAARPAVGKTAFALNLARNAVMNKVKEHPTPVAFFSLEMSAAQLVQRVLSAESEIMLEKIARGKMEDHEMKQLYTKGIQRLSQAPLFIDDTPALNIFELRAKCRKLKNKHNIGMIIIDYLQLMSGSGDSKGNREQEISSISRNLKGLAKELSVPIIALSQLSRAVEQRGSKDGNRVPQLSDLRESGAIEQDADMVMFLYRPDYYDMNTNSEGEDQRGLTEVKIAKHRNGSLETIKLKALLHIQKFISWEEDPYNIMNTPGSSWKRIDEEEGAGGGAKLFQVESKMNKMKDDEFDDLEDAPF, from the coding sequence ATGGATTTAAAGAATGTAAATAAAGACAGGAAGCAGAAACGCAGAACGGCGGTAGACCTTGGAACCATGGTATACGGGAAAGTGCCGCCGCAGGCGCGGGAGCTGGAGGAAGCCATCCTGGGTGCGATCATGCTGGAGAAAAATGCTTTTGATGCTGTTATCGAAGTATTAAAACCGGAATGTTTTTATGTGGACGCCAACCAGCGGATTTTCCGTTCCATGCAGTCGCTGGCCAATAAAAGTCAGCCCATCGATATCCTTACCGTTGTTGAAGAGTTAAAGACCCGGGAGGAACTGGAAATAATAGGGGGTGCGTATTATGTTACCAAACTGACCAATACCGTAGTATCGGCCGCAAATATTGAATCGCATGCCCGTATCGTGCTGCAGAAATTCATACAACGGGAGCTGATCCGCATCAGCGGAGAGATCATCAATGATGCTTTTGAAGACAGTACGGATGTATTTGAGCTGCTGGATGATGCCGAATCAAAGCTTTTTGAAATAACCAACTCACACCTGCGCAGTACCATACAGCCGATCGATTCGGTGCTGGTACAGACCATACAACGGATCGAGGACCTCCGGCACCGCAATGAAGATATTACCGGTGTGCCCAGCGGCTTTAAAATGCTGGATAAAGTGACGTACGGATGGCAGAATACGGACCTGATCATCCTTGCTGCCCGCCCTGCGGTGGGTAAAACGGCGTTTGCCCTTAACCTGGCCCGCAATGCTGTGATGAATAAGGTCAAGGAACATCCCACCCCGGTGGCCTTCTTCTCGCTGGAGATGAGCGCCGCACAGCTGGTACAGCGGGTGCTCTCCGCCGAAAGCGAGATCATGCTGGAAAAGATCGCCCGTGGTAAAATGGAAGACCATGAGATGAAACAGCTTTATACCAAAGGGATCCAGCGGCTTTCCCAGGCGCCGTTATTTATTGATGACACCCCTGCGCTGAACATCTTTGAACTGCGTGCCAAATGCCGTAAGCTGAAAAACAAGCACAACATCGGTATGATCATTATCGACTACCTGCAGCTGATGAGCGGCAGCGGCGACAGTAAGGGGAACCGGGAGCAGGAGATCAGCTCCATCAGCCGGAACCTGAAAGGATTGGCTAAGGAATTAAGCGTACCCATTATTGCGCTTTCACAGTTAAGCCGTGCCGTGGAACAGCGGGGCTCCAAGGATGGCAACCGGGTACCACAGTTGAGTGACCTGCGGGAATCGGGTGCTATTGAGCAGGATGCCGACATGGTGATGTTTCTCTACCGCCCGGATTATTATGATATGAACACCAATTCGGAAGGTGAGGATCAGCGCGGACTTACGGAGGTGAAGATCGCCAAGCACCGGAATGGTTCGCTGGAAACAATCAAGCTAAAAGCGCTGCTGCATATCCAGAAATTCATCAGCTGGGAAGAAGATCCTTACAATATCATGAACACCCCTGGAAGCAGCTGGAAGCGTATTGATGAAGAAGAAGGTGCGGGCGGAGGCGCCAAACTGTTCCAGGTAGAGAGCAAAATGAATAAGATGAAGGATGATGAGTTTGATGATCTGGAGGATGCCCCCTTCTAA
- the rsmG gene encoding 16S rRNA (guanine(527)-N(7))-methyltransferase RsmG, with protein sequence MDIVSKYFDDFTPEQAARFSALSGLYKEWNEKINVVSRKDIDSLYEKHVLHSLSIAAIFRFRPGTQIVDLGSGGGFPGIPLAIFFPEVEFLLVDSIGKKLKVVDGVAEAIGLKNVQTRHCRIEDIKDKKFDFVVSRAVAPLKDLWQWSRPLIRKDHTLHTTRLIEQGEHAPGLICLKGGDLAQEIFDSGTRPHIMAVSDLFTEPFFQEKYLVYVPK encoded by the coding sequence ATGGATATCGTCTCAAAATATTTCGATGATTTTACACCGGAACAAGCAGCCCGGTTCTCCGCCCTTTCCGGATTGTATAAGGAGTGGAACGAGAAAATAAATGTGGTCAGCAGAAAAGATATTGACAGCCTTTATGAAAAACATGTACTGCACTCGCTCAGCATCGCGGCAATCTTCCGTTTCAGACCCGGCACACAGATCGTTGATCTTGGAAGCGGAGGCGGATTCCCCGGTATCCCCCTGGCCATCTTTTTCCCGGAAGTGGAGTTTTTACTGGTAGACAGTATCGGGAAAAAACTAAAAGTGGTGGATGGTGTGGCGGAAGCCATCGGGTTAAAAAATGTACAGACCCGTCACTGCAGGATCGAAGACATTAAAGATAAAAAATTTGATTTTGTTGTTTCCCGCGCAGTGGCGCCCCTGAAAGATCTGTGGCAATGGAGCAGGCCGCTGATCCGCAAGGATCATACGCTGCATACGACCCGGCTTATAGAGCAAGGGGAACACGCCCCCGGGCTGATCTGCCTGAAGGGCGGCGATCTCGCGCAAGAGATCTTTGATAGCGGCACCCGGCCACATATCATGGCCGTCAGCGATCTGTTCACTGAGCCTTTTTTCCAGGAAAAATACCTGGTATATGTCCCTAAATAA
- a CDS encoding M1 family metallopeptidase, which produces MRTSKGLLFFWVVFWVMKTDAQNGYWQQRVKYVMNIDMDVSSNRFKGRQQLEYWNNSPDTLDKVYYHLFWNAFQPGSMMDERSKRQGTIEIGNKSDWDPRVKDRISNLKPDEIGYQKVSRLTMNGTSQPYEVQGTILIVKLTRPILPKQKVTFAMDFEAQVPLQIRRSGRDNPNTKVRYSMSQWYPKLSVYDKDGWHPTPYVGREFYGNFGDFDVNITIDKNYILGGTGYLTNANQIGYGYEAEGAAVTRPAGDKLTWKFTAPEVHDFMWAADPEFVHRSKKIREDLTLHLLYKPAKSTPEKWEKILSDAAQALPYIEKTFGHYPYKQYSFITGGDGGMEYPMATLLAAPGAWLHEWMHEWFYGRLATDETHYPWMDEGGADYADTRVSAWLNRQGVPGYERPDSTYFQYLDLVKSGKEEPLSTPADHFNTNFAYSRASYIKGSLFLSQLGYILGDSVRDRVLLNYYNQWKFKHPDANDFIRVAQKTSGTKLDWYRDYWIYSTKTIDYAIDSLWEEGGKTKIRLRNDGLMPMPVDFLIRFKDGTQELHNVPLDLMYNAKPPEDAGMRWKVYPPWPWTNKFYTIETGHRLMEIDTGEIDPGLRMADINRRNNKIQLRY; this is translated from the coding sequence ATGCGTACCTCAAAAGGTTTATTATTTTTTTGGGTTGTTTTTTGGGTAATGAAGACCGATGCCCAAAACGGTTACTGGCAGCAGCGGGTGAAATATGTCATGAATATCGATATGGATGTATCTTCCAACCGGTTCAAAGGAAGACAGCAACTGGAATACTGGAACAATTCACCGGATACGCTGGATAAAGTTTATTATCATTTGTTCTGGAATGCCTTTCAGCCGGGAAGTATGATGGATGAACGGAGTAAGCGACAGGGTACGATTGAGATCGGAAATAAGTCAGACTGGGATCCGCGTGTGAAGGACCGCATCAGCAATCTGAAGCCGGACGAGATCGGATACCAGAAGGTCAGCCGGCTTACCATGAACGGGACTTCTCAGCCCTATGAAGTACAGGGCACCATCCTGATCGTAAAACTGACCCGTCCCATTCTGCCCAAACAGAAAGTGACATTTGCAATGGACTTTGAAGCGCAGGTGCCGTTGCAGATCCGGCGAAGCGGAAGGGACAACCCAAATACCAAAGTACGGTATTCCATGAGCCAGTGGTATCCCAAATTAAGCGTTTATGATAAAGACGGCTGGCACCCTACACCCTATGTGGGGCGGGAGTTTTACGGGAATTTCGGCGACTTTGACGTGAACATCACCATTGATAAAAACTACATCCTGGGTGGTACCGGTTACCTGACCAATGCCAACCAGATCGGGTATGGGTATGAAGCGGAAGGTGCCGCCGTGACCCGTCCGGCAGGAGACAAGCTTACCTGGAAATTTACGGCACCGGAAGTGCATGATTTCATGTGGGCTGCGGACCCGGAATTTGTTCACCGGTCGAAAAAGATACGGGAGGATCTTACCTTACACCTGCTGTATAAACCAGCTAAATCAACGCCTGAAAAATGGGAAAAGATATTATCGGATGCAGCGCAGGCCCTGCCTTATATTGAAAAGACATTCGGTCATTATCCATATAAACAATATTCTTTTATTACCGGTGGCGATGGCGGCATGGAATACCCGATGGCCACGCTGCTGGCCGCTCCGGGCGCCTGGCTGCATGAATGGATGCACGAATGGTTCTACGGACGGCTGGCAACGGATGAAACCCATTATCCGTGGATGGATGAAGGAGGGGCTGATTATGCAGATACGCGGGTCTCTGCATGGCTCAACCGGCAGGGGGTACCGGGATATGAGCGGCCCGATTCCACCTACTTCCAGTACCTGGATCTTGTTAAGAGCGGAAAGGAAGAGCCGCTAAGCACACCCGCTGATCATTTTAATACGAATTTCGCCTACAGTCGTGCCAGCTATATCAAGGGTTCCCTGTTCTTATCGCAACTCGGTTATATCCTGGGGGATTCGGTAAGGGACCGGGTGCTGCTGAATTATTATAACCAGTGGAAGTTCAAACATCCTGATGCGAATGATTTTATCCGCGTGGCACAAAAAACAAGCGGCACAAAGCTGGATTGGTACCGGGATTACTGGATCTACAGTACAAAGACCATTGATTATGCCATCGACAGTCTTTGGGAGGAAGGAGGAAAGACAAAGATCCGCCTTCGCAATGATGGCCTGATGCCGATGCCGGTTGATTTCCTGATCCGCTTTAAAGATGGTACGCAGGAGCTGCATAATGTTCCGCTGGATCTGATGTACAATGCCAAACCCCCTGAGGATGCCGGTATGCGGTGGAAGGTTTACCCGCCCTGGCCCTGGACCAATAAATTTTACACCATAGAAACCGGTCACCGCCTGATGGAAATAGATACCGGAGAGATCGATCCTGGTTTGCGGATGGCTGATATCAACCGCCGGAACAACAAGATCCAGCTGCGGTACTAA